A single region of the Lotus japonicus ecotype B-129 chromosome 4, LjGifu_v1.2 genome encodes:
- the LOC130715640 gene encoding rho GDP-dissociation inhibitor 1-like yields the protein MSAAVGAVSTTKDVTFNAHLEEELKNKGINKVDEEQDQLLYNDAAEETELEEEDSKLELDLGPQFSLKEQLEKDKDDESLRKWKEQLLGSVDMSAVGENKEPEVKILSLTIICQGRPELLLPIPFTTNSKKSSIFTLKEGSRYRLKFSFTVSNNIVSGLKYTNVVWKTGVRVDNAKRMLGTYSPQQEPYTYELEEETTPSGLFARGTYSARTKFVDDDRKCYLDATYHFEIQKNWPAAH from the exons ATGTCTGCTGCTGTTGGAGCTGTGTCCACAACCAAAGATGTTACATTCAATGCTCATTTAGAGGAAGAGCTCAAAAACAAAGGAATCAACAAGGTTGATGAGGAACAAGACCAGCTCCTTTACAATGATGCTGCTGAAGAAACTGAgctagaagaggaagattccaagTTGGAATTGGATCTTGGCCCTCAGTTTTCCCTCAAGGAACAGCTTGAGAAAGATAAA GATGATGAGAGTTTGAGGAAATGGAAGGAGCAACTTCTTGGAAGTGTTGACATGTCTGCTGTTGGAG AGAACAAAGAGCCAGAAGTGAAGATATTGAGCCTCACCATCATATGCCAAGGAAGGCCTGAACTCCTCTTGCCAATTCCATTCACTACCAATTCAAAGAAGAGTAGTATCTTCACCCTTAAGGAAGGAAGCCGGTACCGTCTGAAATTCTCCTTCACTGTCTCTAACAACATTGTTTCCGGCCTCAAATACACCAATGTTGTTTGGAAAACTGGAGTTAGGG TGGACAACGCAAAAAGAATGTTGGGAACATACAGCCCTCAACAGGAACCGTATACATATGAATTAGAAGAGGAAACTACCCCTTCTGGCTTATTTGCTAGGGGAACCTATTCAGCAAGAACCAAG TTTGTAGATGATGATCGCAAATGCTACTTGGATGCCACTTACCACTTTGAAATTCAGAAGAATTGGCCTGCAGCTCACTGA
- the LOC130711848 gene encoding MACPF domain-containing protein At1g14780-like, producing MAVEEEGIEMVALESLGKGFDLASDFRLRFAKGIREGRGSSSSRKRLVVLDEQNKRDILIPGAGGVTIKGVSENIRCDKGDLLRFKSDVLEFNQMSELLNQKSAVQGKIPSGYFNALFDLSGDWFRDAADTKYLAFDGYFISLYYLHLTASPIVLQEEVKKSVPAQWDPAALSRFIQTYGTHLIVGMAVGGQDVICVKQKHSSKIPPGDLRRHLEDLGDFLFSDVRSPPLLQRKAADGKQKVPEVFNRVMQSNTMSFTSISETSSKDGLTIICSKRGGDMLKHSHSSWLQTVPSNPEAILFKFVPISSLLAGIPGSGYLSHAINLYLRYKPPAEDLQYFLEFQIPRQWAPMFCELPLRHHQRRKSSSPSLQFNFLGPKLHVSSTQVLSEQKPVVGLRLYLEGRKCDRLALHIHHLSSLPNKMILSSETSTPSMWRGSDDNESSNQFLEPVRWKRFSNVCTAVVKHDPNWLNSSTGVYIVTGAQLVSRCSWPKNVLHLRLLFTNIPNCSIRKTEWAAAPEASRKSSFLTNLSTTFSFTQQSATSGPPKQAPAMLNSGIYPDGPPVPVRAGKLLKYVEAAEVVRGPHDTPGHWLVTAAKLVTEGGKIGLQVKFALLDYW from the exons ATGGCGGTGGAGGAAGAGGGTATTGAGATGGTGGCATTGGAGTCTCTGGGTAAAGGGTTTGATTTGGCCAGTGATTTTCGGTTGAGGTTTGCAAAGGGAATTCGTGAAGGGAGgggtagtagtagtagtaggaAGAGGTTGGTGGTGCTTGATGAACAGAACAAGAGGGATATTTTGATTCCTGGAGCTGGTGGAGTTACAATCAAAGGTGTTTCTGAGAATATTCGTTGTGATAAAGGTGATCTTCTTCGCTTCAAGTCTGATGTGCTTGAATTCAACCAG ATGTCTGAGTTGCTTAATCAGAAATCAGCAGTGCAAGGGAAAATCCCTTCTGGCTATTTCAATGCTCTGTTTGATTTAAGTGGTGATTGGTTTCGTGATGCTGCTGATACCAAATATCTGGCTTTCGATGGGTATTTCATTTCACTTTACTATCTGCACCTGACAGCTTCTCCAATAGTCCTACAAGAAGAAGTAAAGAAGTCTGTTCCAGCTCAGTGGGATCCTGCTGCATTGTCTAG GTTCATCCAGACATATGGTACACACTTAATAGTAGGCATGGCTGTTGGAGGTCAAGATGTAATCTGTGTCAAAcaaaaacattcttcaaagatTCCTCCTGGTGATCTCAGAAGGCATTTAGAGGATCTTggagattttttattttcagatgTAAGGAGCCCTCCTTTACTACAGAGGAAAGCGGCAGATGGCAAACAGAAG GTTCCTGAGGTCTTTAATCGTGTCATGCAATCAAACACTATGTCATTCACCAGCATTTCGGAAACATCGAGCAAGGAT GGCCTCACTATCATTTGCTCTAAAAGAGGAGGAGATATGCTCAAGCACAGTCATTCGAGTTGGCTCCAGACTGTGCCATCTAATCCTGAAGCAATCCTCTTCAAGTTTGTTCCTATTTCCTCACTTCTGGCTGGAATTCCTGGAAGTGGCTATCTTAGTCATGCCATCAATTTGTATTTACGGT ATAAGCCTCCTGCTGAagatttacaatattttttggAGTTTCAAATTCCAAGGCAATGGGCGCCCATGTTTTGCGAGCTGCCTCTCAGACATCATCAGCGGAGGAAGTCTTCTTCCCCTTCCCTGCAATTTAATTTCTTGGGTCCAAAGCTTCATGTCAGCTCTACACAG GTGTTAAGTGAACAAAAGCCTGTAGTTGGCCTCCGCCTGTACTTGGAGGGCAGGAAATGTGATAGACTTGCTTTACACATACATCATCTTTCAAGTCTCCCAAATAAGATGATCCTCTCTTCAGAGACATCGACTCCAAGCATGTGGCGAGGATCTGATGATAATGAATCCAGTAACCAATTCCTGGAACCAGTCAGATGGAAGCGATTCTCAAATGTGTGCACAGCTGTGGTCAAGCATGACCCTAACTGGCTGAACAGTTCAACAGGCGTTTATATAGTAACTGGTGCACAACTCGTCAGCAGATGTAGTTGGCCGAAGAATGTGCTTCACCTGCGTCTTCTCTTTACTAACATACCCAATTGCAGTATCAGGAAGACAGAGTGGGCTGCTGCACCAGAGGCTTCAAGAAAATCGTCTTTCCTCACAAATTTGAGCACAACATTTTCATTCACACAGCAGAGCGCCACCTCCGGTCCACCTAAGCAGGCACCAGCCATGCTTAACTCCGGAATTTATCCAGACGGCCCGCCGGTGCCGGTTCGCGCCGGTAAACTACTTAAGTATGTGGAGGCAGCCGAGGTCGTGCGAGGTCCGCACGATACTCCTGGGCATTGGTTGGTAACAGCTGCTAAGCTTGTGACTGAGGGTGGTAAGATTGGGTTGCAGGTGAAATTTGCATTGTTAGATTACTGGTGA
- the LOC130713357 gene encoding amino acid transporter AVT1H-like: MLKKSLILQQNCLQHENQVDSGHGANLGVQLANCNSCVEESQLCKCDHINNIEESAVARDTNVDAEHDAKANSSLAHSVMNMVGMLIGLGQLSTPYAVEQGGWASAILLIALGVMCTYTCHLLGKCLKKNPKLRSYVDIGNHAFGAKGRFLAAILIYMDIFMSLVSYTISLHDNLTTVLHLKQLHLAKLSAPQILTVGAVLVALPSLWLRDLSSISFLSSVGVLMSVVIFVSVAATAVFGGVRVNHEIPFLRLHNIPSISGIYIFSYGGHIVFPNLYKAMKDPSKFTKVSILSFTTVTALYTIMGYMGAKMFGPEVNSQVTLSMPSKQIVTKIALWATVLTPMTKYALEFAPVAIQLEHKLPSSMSGRTKMILRGIIGSSLLLVILALALTVPYFEHVLSLTGSLVSVAISLIFPCAFYIKICRGQISKPLFVLNISIITFGFLLGVVGTISSSKLLVEKILAA; encoded by the exons ATGTTGAAGAAGAGCCTAATCCTTCAACAGAACTGTCTCCAACACGAGAATCAAGTCGATAGTGGCCATGGTGCAAACTTGGGTGTGCAGTTAGCAAATTGCAATAGTTGCGTGGAGGAAAGCCAATTATGCAAGTGTGATCACATCAATAATATTGAAGAGAGTGCAGTAGCAAGGGACACCAACGTAGATGCAGAGCATGATGCTAAAGCCAATAGTTCTTTAGCTCATTCGGTCATGAATATGGTGGGGATGCTCATAG GTCTTGGGCAATTATCAACTCCATATGCTGTAGAACAAGGAGGCTGGGCATCTGCAATTTTGCTTATAGCACTTGGTGTGATGTGCACTTACACTTGTCATTTACTTGGGAAATGTCTAAAAAAGAACCCCAAGTTAAGAAGCTATGTGGACATTGGGAACCATGCATTTGGAGCAAAAGGAAGATTCCTAGCTGCAATACTCATCTACATGGACATCTTCATGTCCCTTGTTTCCTACACCATCTCATTGCATGACAACTTGACCACAGTGTTGCATTTGAAGCAGTTGCATTTGGCTAAGTTATCTGCTCCACAGATTCTAACTGTGGGTGCAGTGTTGGTTGCTCTACCTAGCTTGTGGCTCAGAGACCTGTCGTCCATTTCTTTCCTTTCAAGTGTTGGCGTTCTCATGTCTGTTGTCATTTTTGTGTCTGTAGCAGCCACTGCAGTTTTTGGAGGTGTGAGGGTTAATCATGAAATACCCTTCCTCCGGCTCCACAACATTCCATCAATATCTGGCATTTACATCTTCAGTTATGGAGGGCACATTGTTTTCCCCAATTTATATAAGGCCATGAAAGACCCCTCAAAGTTTACCAAG GTTTCTATTCTGAGTTTCACAACAGTTACTGCACTTTACACCATAATGGGGTACATGGGTGCAAAAATGTTTGGACCTGAAGTCAATTCACAAGTAACTCTCAGCATGCCCTCAAAGCAAATTGTGACAAAGATTGCTTTATGGGCAACCGTGCTCACACCTATGACCAAATATGCACTAGAATTTGCACCGGTCGCCATTCAGCTAGAGCATAAGCTTCCTAGTTCCATGAGTGGCAGAACCAAAATGATACTCAGGGGGATCATAGGTTCATCTTTACTTTTAGTTATACTAGCCCTTGCTCTGACAGTGCCTTATTTTGAGCATGTTCTCAGCCTCACTGGTTCCCTTGTTAGTGTTGCTATCTCTCTGATTTTCCCTTGTGCTTTCTACATAAAGATTTGTAGGGGACAAATATCAAAGCCTCTATTTGTCCTGAACATTTCTATCATCACATTTGGGTTTCTTCTAGGGGTGGTGGGCACCATTTCCAGCTCAAAATTACTAGTGGAAAAAATTCTAGCAGCTTAA
- the LOC130711503 gene encoding 15-cis-zeta-carotene isomerase, chloroplastic — translation MASSPLVFSAPFSSIPHRTSSTKTHLRQPFSLPLSSSRPKQSFSSVFPSKPLLLSRKLLLAPASVAEDKADTADSNLVVGEDSAVFDLQSQKISSWVYFTVILGVVLFALNVVWIDPSTGFGKDFVDAVSGISDSPEVVMLLLILIFAGVHSGLASFRDTGEKLIGERAFRVLFAGTSLPLALTTIVYFINHRYDGFQLWQLQNVPGLHQLLWLSNFISFYFLYPSTFNLLEVAAVDKPKLHLWETGIMRITRHPQLVGQVIWCLAHTIWIGNSVAVAASVGLIGHHLFGAWNGDRRLAKRYGEDFDLVKERTSIVPFAAILDGRQRLPKDFYKEFIRLPYLTITFLTLGAYFAHPLMQSASFNLHW, via the exons ATGGCTTCTTCACCTCTAGTCTTCTCCGCCCCTTTCTCCTCCATCCCCCACCGCACTTCCtccaccaaaacccacctcCGTCAACCCTTCTCCCTCCCACTTTCCTCCTCTAGACCAAAACAGAGCTTCTCCTCCGTGTTCCCTTCAAAGCCCCTTCTGCTCTCTCGAAAGCTCCTCCTCGCACCTGCTTCTGTAGCTGAAGACAAAGCTGACACCGCTGATTCCAATTTGGTCGTCGGCGAGGACTCTGCGGTGTTTGACCTTCAGAGCCAGAAAATTTCTTCATGGGTGTACTTCACTGTCATCTTGGGAGTGGTGCTGTTTGCTCTTAATGTAGTGTGGATTGATCCTTCAACTGGGTTCGGTAAGGACTTTGTTGATGCTGTTTCAGGGATTTCAGATAGTCCTGAG GTGGTAATGTTGCTCCTGATTCTCATATTTGCGGGTGTCCACAGTGGCCTGGCTAGCTTCCGTGACACTGGTGAGAAACTCATTGGGGAAAGAGCTTTCCGTGTTCTTTTTGCAGGGACATCACTACCTTTGGCTCTCACCACCATT GTGTATTTTATTAATCACAGATACGATGGATTTCAGCTCTGGCAGTTGCAGAATGTTCCCGGGCTTCATcaacttctgtggctttctaaCTTCATCTCCTTCTATTTCTTATATCCTTCAACCTTCAATCTTTTAGAGGTTGCAGCAGTTGACAAGCCTAAATTACATCTCTGGGAAACTGGCATCATGAGAATAACCAGGCATCCACAG TTGGTTGGTCAGGTTATCTGGTGTCTTGCCCATACAATTTGGATTGGAAACTCTGTGGCTGTTGCAGCTTCAGTTGGCTTAATTGGACACCACCTATTTGGTGCTTGGAATGGAGATAGACGTCTAGCAAAAAGATATGGGGAAGATTTTGATTTAGTTAAGGAACGAACAAGTATTGTCCCTTTTGCAGCAATCCTCGATGGCAGACAAAGGTTACCTAAAGATTTCTACAAGGAGTTTATTCGATTACCATACCTCACAATCACTTTCTTAACATTAGGAGCTTACTTTGCACACCCGCTTATGCAGTCAGCTAGTTTCAATCTTCATTGGTAG
- the LOC130711035 gene encoding FHA domain-containing protein At4g14490-like — protein MEPPSLTLRILQGPPHCKGQTHNFKPGSAIRIGRVIRGNTLPIKDPGISSKHLNILTESGQWVLRDLDTSNGTVLNGSNVLPQTPFPLHDGSTIKIGELTSILVNLLHPIPTEPVTVPEAEGSEPPVAKPGRGRRGKGLKGKVAIHENASVDVGDESGFVGRPESNRVTRNTKNNRSVVGVSGSSVAGDLGAAEEKVAEPKNTRSRAALGSKNKRSVIEIVDLSSGNSDDAPEEKVEEQKNSRVTRNLKESEASSLQIGVVEPRITRVTRNLKNKQSVIGVGDSVQASSLQVGVENVEKKKTRGGGRRKKLPEECTDGGGKETEKENLNGDGKETCDGREKENLNGDDNLPDLEKLSLGEWFDFLEVHLPKQIVDATEEMFGSMRQKAERLREYIIMQKIQEVTVPVE, from the coding sequence ATGGAACCTCCCTCTCTCACACTGCGAATCCTCCAAGGTCCTCCCCATTGCAAAGGACAAACCCACAACTTCAAACCCGGATCCGCAATCCGAATCGGCCGGGTCATCCGCGGCAACACCCTCCCCATCAAGGACCCTGGCATTTCCTCAAAGCACCTCAACATCCTAACCGAATCGGGTCAATGGGTGCTCCGAGACCTCGACACCTCAAACGGCACCGTTTTGAACGGCTCCAATGTCCTTCCGCAAACCCCTTTCCCTCTTCACGATGGCTCCACCATCAAGATCGGAGAACTCACCTCCATCCTCGTCAACCTCCTCCACCCGATCCCAACCGAACCCGTCACCGTTCCCGAGGCTGAGGGCTCTGAAccacccgttgccaaaccgggTCGAGGTagaagaggtaagggtttgaaggGGAAGGTTGCGATTCACGAGAACGCGAGCGTTGACGTTGGCGATGAATCTGGGTTTGTGGGTCGACCCGAGAGCAACCGGGTTACCCGGAATACGAAGAATAACCGCAGTGTGGTTGGGGTTTCTGGTTCGAGTGTTGCTGGGGATTTGGGTGCTGCGGAAGAGAAGGTTGCAGAACCGAAGAACACGCGGTCGAGGGCAGCGCTGGGTTCGAAGAATAAGAGGAGCGTgattgagatagtggatttgaGTTCTGGGAATTCGGATGATGCTCCGGAAgagaaggtggaagaacagaaGAATTCAAGGGTGACCCGAAATTTGAAGGAATCTGAAGCTTCAAGCTTGCAGATTGGGGTAGTAGAACCGAGAATTACAAGGGTGACCCGGAATTTGAAGAACAAGCAGAGTGTGATTGGGGTTGGGGATAGTGTTCAAGCTTCAAGTTTGCAGGTTGGAGTGGAGAATGTTGAGAAGAAGAAAACGAGGGGCGGTGGCAGGAGGAAGAAATTGCCTGAAGAGTGCACTGATGGTGGTGGGAAAGAGACAGAAAAGGAGAATTTGAATGGTGATGGGAAAGAGACTTGTGATGGGAGAGAAAAGGAGAATTTGAATGGTGATGATAATTTGCCTGATTTAGAGAAGTTGAGTCTGGGTGAGTGGTTTGATTTCTTGGAAGTTCATTTGCCAAAACAGATAGTTGATGCAACTGAAGAGATGTTTGGTTCAATGAGACAGAAAGCTGAGAGACTCAGAGAGTACATCATAATGCAAAAGATTCAAGAGGTTACAGTGCCTGTGGAGTAG